In Amycolatopsis coloradensis, one genomic interval encodes:
- a CDS encoding MFS transporter: protein MDEQTAEVSTAPAVRKAMIRLVPLLGLLYLLNYLDRVNVGFAALTMNADLGISSAAYGLGAGLFFVGYFFFEVPSNVILHKVGARIWIARIMVTWGIVASATAFIQGEVSFYIVRVLLGIAEAGFFPGIILYLTYWFPRKQRAKIVALFFLAVPLSSVIGSPVSSLLIKHGDGVLGFDAGWRFMFFAEGVPSILLGVAVFFLLPSKPKDAKWLTPGERTALQSAIDAEDIREVGKEVSTRSALTDPRVLALSAVYFGIIFGLYVLAFFLPQVIKGFQEQFQTNYSIVEIGLITAIPYAVAAVAMVLWARHSDRTGERAGHVAIAAFVGAVAIAAALYLGSPLWVMIAVTLCAVGVFTAIPVFWQLPNAFLTGVGAAAGIGLINSFGNLSGFVGPYLTGWLQGLTGSFRAGMWAVAFFMAMAGAIALTFRGKDKRAIK from the coding sequence ATGGACGAACAGACGGCAGAGGTGTCCACCGCGCCAGCGGTGCGCAAGGCGATGATCCGGCTGGTCCCGTTACTCGGGCTGCTCTATCTGCTCAACTATCTCGACCGGGTCAACGTCGGGTTCGCGGCGCTCACCATGAACGCCGACCTCGGCATCAGCTCGGCCGCCTACGGGCTCGGCGCGGGCCTGTTCTTCGTCGGGTACTTCTTCTTCGAGGTGCCCAGCAACGTCATCCTGCACAAGGTCGGCGCCCGGATCTGGATCGCGCGGATCATGGTCACCTGGGGCATCGTCGCCTCGGCCACCGCGTTCATCCAGGGCGAGGTCAGCTTCTACATCGTCCGGGTGCTGCTCGGGATCGCCGAGGCCGGGTTCTTCCCCGGCATCATCCTGTACCTGACCTACTGGTTCCCGCGAAAGCAGCGGGCCAAGATCGTCGCGCTGTTCTTCCTCGCGGTGCCGCTTTCGTCGGTCATCGGCAGCCCGGTCTCCTCCCTGCTCATCAAGCACGGCGACGGCGTCCTGGGTTTCGACGCCGGCTGGCGGTTCATGTTCTTCGCCGAAGGGGTGCCGTCGATCCTGCTCGGGGTGGCGGTGTTTTTCCTGCTGCCGAGCAAGCCGAAGGACGCGAAGTGGCTGACCCCTGGTGAGCGCACGGCGTTGCAGTCGGCGATCGACGCGGAAGACATCCGTGAGGTCGGCAAGGAGGTGAGCACCCGATCGGCGCTGACCGATCCGCGTGTGCTCGCGCTGAGCGCCGTCTACTTCGGGATCATCTTCGGCCTCTACGTGCTCGCCTTCTTCCTCCCGCAGGTGATCAAGGGCTTCCAGGAGCAGTTCCAGACCAACTACAGCATCGTGGAGATCGGGCTCATCACGGCGATCCCGTACGCCGTGGCCGCCGTCGCCATGGTGTTGTGGGCACGCCATTCCGACCGCACCGGTGAACGGGCCGGGCATGTCGCCATCGCCGCGTTCGTCGGCGCGGTCGCGATCGCCGCCGCGCTGTATCTCGGCTCGCCGCTGTGGGTGATGATCGCGGTGACCCTCTGCGCGGTCGGCGTGTTCACCGCGATCCCGGTGTTCTGGCAGCTGCCGAACGCCTTCCTGACCGGAGTCGGCGCCGCCGCCGGGATCGGCCTGATCAACTCCTTCGGTAACCTGTCGGGCTTCGTCGGCCCCTATCTCACCGGCTGGTTGCAGGGTTTGACCGGGAGCTTCCGCGCCGGGATGTGGGCCGTCGCCTTCTTCATGGCGATGGCGGGGGCCATCGCGTTGACCTTCCGAGGCAAGGACAAACGCGCGATCAAGTGA
- a CDS encoding DUF3592 domain-containing protein, translating to MFGTFEFGLPEDPRRPRRPGLRLWLLGVPTTLAWAATGWSGALGLLDGFRLMSLNRVDAWGADAGPAVSLVLFFSVSITVASSLGFAMLWGGGMSLRGMGVGFRASSLAASLGIALGSGVAIPSWTPPESVGKRLPSEPWTEVDWIIYYEPYLFPAVAGVTALVMIMVLGRAFVTRAEADDRAQALAQTGRQVIGQVLGVEFTNVWVMGNPRFTVQVRFPTDDGERTVVTTMITPPLQAPARGSTVKVTYDPRNPDSVQVDPDPADRAAGGNFGAFLPPLF from the coding sequence ATGTTCGGGACCTTCGAGTTCGGCCTGCCGGAAGACCCCCGGCGTCCCCGACGTCCAGGACTGCGCCTGTGGCTGCTCGGCGTGCCGACGACGCTCGCCTGGGCGGCGACGGGCTGGTCGGGCGCCCTCGGGCTGCTGGACGGCTTCCGGTTGATGTCGCTGAACCGCGTCGACGCGTGGGGGGCCGACGCGGGCCCGGCGGTTTCGCTCGTCCTGTTCTTCAGCGTCTCGATCACGGTGGCCTCGTCGCTCGGGTTCGCGATGCTGTGGGGCGGCGGGATGTCGTTGCGCGGGATGGGCGTCGGTTTCCGGGCGAGCAGCCTCGCCGCGTCCCTCGGCATCGCGCTGGGCAGCGGCGTCGCGATCCCTTCCTGGACGCCGCCCGAGTCGGTGGGGAAGCGGCTGCCGTCCGAACCGTGGACCGAAGTGGACTGGATCATCTACTACGAGCCGTATCTCTTCCCGGCGGTGGCCGGGGTGACCGCGCTGGTCATGATCATGGTGCTGGGACGCGCGTTCGTCACCAGGGCCGAGGCGGACGACCGCGCGCAGGCGCTGGCCCAGACCGGCAGGCAGGTGATCGGCCAGGTGCTCGGTGTCGAGTTCACGAACGTCTGGGTGATGGGGAATCCGAGGTTCACCGTGCAGGTCCGGTTCCCCACGGACGACGGCGAGCGGACCGTCGTCACGACGATGATCACCCCGCCGCTGCAGGCCCCTGCCCGCGGCTCGACAGTGAAGGTCACCTACGACCCGCGGAACCCCGACTCGGTCCAGGTGGACCCGGATCCCGCCGATCGGGCCGCCGGCGGAAACTTCGGTGCGTTCCTGCCTCCGCTGTTCTGA
- a CDS encoding family 16 glycoside hydrolase: MLPSVRKRFNRTIVASLALVTAVSGLVTAPAEAAIPPQQPGVTLRTYDLQRELTKLCAIKSGQTPNVDKLMPTINWTTTADFGLNEQFVSEVIGNINIATAGQYEFRLTSDDGSRLRIDGQTVINHDGLHGATPATGSVQLSTGYHALRIDHFDNLHDQQVTLEWRPPGAADFALVPNSVLSTDADVVRVTSPGRKECEGAKDSPGDGLPLNGVHPGFTLTNLRPEGFQPQVTGMDWLPDGRLAIATWGGSDKVLGEVHLLSNVSGNTDPSKVRTQRVASGLKEPMGVKYVDGKLYVSEKTRLVELNDTNGDGVTDDYRTVATWPFGGNFHEFAFGLLYKDGFFYANLSVSINYGGATTDPQPAPNRGTTIKVNKATGQVSYIAGGLRTPHGIGWGPEGDVFVTDNQGGWLPANKLVRVKQDRFFNHYTNPPGPFDSKPVTAPVLWLPHNEIANSPSNMVMLSQGPFAGQMVYGDVTYGGLQRAFLEKVNGEYQGAVFRLTQGLESGVSRISLGPDGAIYTGGIDGGGNWGQPGKLAYGLQKVTPNGTNAFDIRAMRAVAGGFELEYTQPLSAETAQNLAAKYQAQQWRYQPTPAYGGPKIDEQTLSVTSASLSPDRKKVTLQVAGLKAGHVVHVRSPRPFASESGAALWSTEAWYTLNSLVGGPAASTTYEAERAALSGGAGTNTNHAGYTGTGFVDGYWNQGAATTFTVNAPKSGAYNAALRYSNGPDPAPGTKSVTVYVNGTKVKQVRLASTGNWDTWNTQPETLNLKAGSNTISYRYDTGDAGNVNLDSLTLTESRRIQLFKGTDLNAWEKRAGGAATWPVSGGAMESNGGDIRTKQQFGDFRLHVEWNEPNYPPEVTGQARGNSGVYLQERYELQVLESFGDTTLADNEAGAIYSKKAPDRNMATAPGTWQTYDVTFRAARFDGAGNKTDNARVTVVWNGVVVHNDVAIDGGTGDSIPESAAPGAIRLQDHGDPGENPRFRNIWIEPIG, translated from the coding sequence ATGCTTCCGTCTGTCCGCAAGCGCTTCAACCGGACCATCGTCGCCTCGTTGGCGCTGGTCACGGCAGTGTCCGGGCTGGTGACAGCCCCGGCAGAAGCGGCCATCCCACCGCAACAACCCGGTGTCACGCTCCGCACGTACGACCTCCAGCGTGAGCTCACCAAGCTCTGCGCGATCAAATCCGGCCAGACTCCCAACGTCGACAAGCTGATGCCGACGATCAACTGGACCACCACGGCCGACTTCGGGCTCAACGAGCAGTTCGTCTCGGAGGTCATCGGCAACATCAACATCGCCACCGCCGGACAGTACGAATTCCGGCTCACCAGCGACGACGGCTCCCGGCTCCGGATCGACGGCCAGACGGTCATCAACCACGACGGCCTGCACGGCGCGACTCCCGCGACCGGTTCGGTCCAGTTGAGCACCGGGTATCACGCGCTGCGGATCGACCATTTCGACAACCTCCACGACCAGCAGGTCACCCTCGAATGGCGGCCACCGGGCGCGGCGGACTTCGCGCTCGTACCGAATTCGGTGCTCAGCACCGACGCCGACGTCGTCCGGGTGACCTCGCCGGGTCGCAAGGAATGCGAGGGTGCCAAAGATTCGCCCGGTGACGGCCTTCCGCTGAACGGCGTCCATCCCGGTTTCACGCTGACGAATCTGCGCCCGGAGGGTTTCCAGCCGCAGGTCACCGGCATGGACTGGCTACCGGACGGACGGCTCGCCATCGCCACCTGGGGCGGCTCCGACAAGGTCCTCGGTGAGGTTCACCTGCTGAGCAACGTCAGCGGGAACACCGACCCGAGCAAGGTCCGCACCCAGCGCGTCGCCAGCGGACTGAAGGAACCCATGGGCGTCAAGTACGTCGACGGCAAGCTGTACGTGTCGGAGAAGACGCGGCTCGTCGAACTGAACGACACCAACGGCGACGGCGTGACCGACGACTACCGCACCGTGGCCACCTGGCCGTTCGGCGGCAACTTCCACGAGTTCGCGTTCGGCCTGCTGTACAAGGACGGCTTCTTCTACGCCAACCTTTCCGTGTCCATCAACTACGGCGGTGCCACGACCGATCCGCAGCCCGCGCCGAACCGCGGCACCACGATCAAGGTGAACAAGGCCACCGGCCAGGTGTCCTACATCGCCGGCGGGCTGCGCACCCCGCACGGTATCGGCTGGGGACCGGAAGGCGACGTCTTCGTCACGGACAACCAGGGCGGCTGGCTGCCGGCGAACAAGCTCGTCCGGGTCAAGCAGGACCGCTTCTTCAACCACTACACCAATCCCCCGGGCCCGTTCGACTCGAAACCGGTCACCGCTCCCGTGTTGTGGTTGCCGCACAACGAGATCGCGAACTCGCCGAGCAACATGGTCATGCTGTCGCAGGGTCCGTTCGCCGGGCAGATGGTGTACGGCGACGTGACCTACGGCGGGCTTCAGCGAGCGTTCCTGGAGAAGGTCAACGGCGAGTACCAGGGGGCCGTTTTCCGTCTCACGCAAGGACTCGAGTCTGGGGTCAGCCGGATCAGCCTCGGCCCCGACGGCGCGATCTACACCGGCGGGATCGACGGCGGCGGCAACTGGGGCCAGCCCGGCAAGCTCGCCTACGGCCTCCAGAAGGTGACGCCCAACGGTACGAACGCCTTCGACATCCGCGCCATGCGGGCCGTCGCGGGCGGATTCGAACTGGAGTACACCCAGCCGCTGTCGGCCGAGACCGCGCAGAACCTCGCGGCGAAGTACCAGGCTCAGCAATGGCGCTACCAGCCCACTCCCGCGTACGGCGGACCGAAGATCGACGAGCAGACCCTGTCCGTCACGTCCGCGAGCCTCTCGCCCGATCGCAAGAAGGTCACGCTGCAGGTGGCGGGGTTGAAGGCCGGGCACGTGGTCCACGTGCGGTCGCCGCGTCCGTTCGCGTCGGAGTCAGGTGCGGCGCTGTGGAGCACCGAGGCTTGGTACACGTTGAACTCGCTCGTCGGTGGGCCTGCGGCGAGCACGACCTACGAGGCCGAGCGGGCCGCGCTGAGCGGTGGCGCCGGGACGAACACGAACCACGCCGGCTACACGGGCACCGGATTCGTCGACGGCTACTGGAACCAGGGTGCCGCGACGACGTTCACCGTGAACGCGCCGAAGTCCGGTGCCTACAACGCGGCCTTGCGTTACTCGAACGGTCCGGATCCGGCGCCGGGGACCAAATCGGTGACCGTCTACGTCAACGGGACGAAGGTGAAACAGGTCAGGCTCGCCAGTACCGGCAACTGGGACACGTGGAACACGCAACCCGAGACGCTGAATCTGAAGGCCGGGTCGAACACGATCTCCTACCGCTACGACACGGGCGACGCCGGCAATGTCAATCTCGACAGTCTCACCCTGACCGAGTCCCGGCGGATCCAGTTGTTCAAGGGCACCGATCTGAACGCGTGGGAGAAACGCGCGGGCGGCGCCGCGACCTGGCCGGTCTCGGGCGGTGCGATGGAGTCGAACGGCGGGGACATCCGCACGAAACAGCAGTTCGGTGATTTCCGGCTGCACGTCGAATGGAACGAGCCGAACTACCCGCCGGAGGTCACTGGGCAGGCCAGGGGCAACAGCGGCGTCTACCTCCAGGAACGCTACGAACTGCAGGTGCTCGAATCCTTCGGGGACACCACACTCGCCGACAACGAAGCGGGCGCGATCTACTCGAAGAAGGCACCTGACCGGAACATGGCGACGGCTCCCGGAACCTGGCAGACCTACGACGTCACCTTCCGTGCCGCACGGTTCGACGGTGCCGGGAACAAGACCGACAACGCCCGGGTGACCGTGGTCTGGAACGGCGTCGTCGTCCACAATGACGTGGCGATCGACGGCGGCACGGGCGACAGCATCCCGGAGAGCGCGGCACCGGGCGCCATCCGGCTGCAGGACCACGGGGATCCCGGGGAGAACCCGCGGTTCCGCAACATCTGGATCGAGCCCATCGGCTAG
- a CDS encoding hydrolase → MWICDRCGIEHPATPEPPRCVLDRGEVGIEEAGDLGAHTGRWWTHEELISVPHKTLHRDHGRGLHSIKREPNLAIGHWSFIAVTPAGTLLWDPPSWLDTEVLDVVRGLGDVAVIATSHPHMFGAQLGWSRALGGVPVLVNERNREWLPAPDPAFEFWDERVEPLPGLELVRLGGHMRGSAVARTPDGSILAGDTISGGLAPDWVSFQRNFPKHIPLSGAVVRRIVDRLDEFSYDRLYTLGGDTIDRDARAVVRRSAETHIRWVNGDLDHLT, encoded by the coding sequence ATGTGGATCTGCGACAGGTGCGGTATCGAACATCCCGCCACTCCCGAGCCTCCCCGGTGCGTTCTCGACCGAGGCGAGGTCGGCATCGAGGAAGCCGGTGACCTCGGCGCGCACACCGGACGCTGGTGGACGCACGAGGAACTGATCTCCGTGCCGCACAAGACCTTGCACCGCGATCACGGACGCGGCCTGCACAGCATCAAACGGGAGCCGAACCTCGCGATCGGGCACTGGTCGTTCATCGCGGTGACCCCGGCGGGCACCCTGCTCTGGGACCCACCGTCCTGGTTGGACACCGAGGTGCTCGACGTCGTGCGCGGGCTCGGCGACGTCGCCGTGATCGCCACCAGCCATCCGCACATGTTCGGCGCCCAGCTCGGCTGGAGCCGTGCGCTGGGCGGGGTTCCGGTGCTGGTCAACGAACGCAACCGCGAATGGCTGCCCGCCCCCGATCCGGCGTTCGAGTTCTGGGACGAGCGCGTGGAACCCCTGCCGGGCCTCGAACTCGTCCGGCTCGGCGGGCATATGCGCGGCAGCGCCGTGGCCAGGACGCCGGACGGCAGCATCCTGGCCGGGGACACGATCTCGGGCGGGCTCGCGCCGGACTGGGTTTCGTTCCAGCGCAACTTCCCCAAGCACATCCCGCTGTCGGGAGCCGTGGTCCGCCGCATCGTCGACCGGCTCGACGAGTTCTCCTACGACCGCCTCTACACCCTCGGTGGTGACACCATCGACCGGGATGCCCGCGCGGTGGTGCGCCGAAGCGCCGAAACCCATATCCGGTGGGTGAACGGCGACCTCGACCACCTCACTTGA
- a CDS encoding carboxypeptidase regulatory-like domain-containing protein gives MKRPLFLAAAIPIAALLTTGPAVADEGIVSGVVKAADSGEPIAGACVTLFDLDLKETGSGCAGTDGRYEITGVVPGKYKARATAAGYAELWAYNKGSALAAEVVDLPHGLDFGLRQGTASVRGQITDQGKPAAGASVSLTDQNQRWWSTVLTAPDGTYSFSGVKADIYTMVITYGDRTQWIRQKASFPEAETFAVADDQVAVVDEAIAPYGKLRVIATDEKTGAPVAGACSQVEQGHPPQLRKCAGADGVMLYEDMPPFGYYTLSVWGPDGSYQPVNGGRVDLAPGQTTEFRASMKPAASIVTTVRDAKTKAPLARVCVDTYALPVVGVLDADYLYYCSDENGKLVIGPIEPGAYKLLVKSLDERYGMQWAGTDGGTGDIGQARTVTAELGKVVSTADIRMDPAGTITGKVTDRATAAAVGGVCVYPYAVDPRIGFRFDVNCSRNDGTYTIKGLGPYKWPLEFASSRGDYAWQWSGGAADRFAARPVRVRPGATVTENAALVPNGSVSGRILGADGKPTFGYAYSFNSRTGDILDWATPDSNGQYTVNGLATQNVKIKYHIDAECWYRDAADFASATPIPVTAGQTTGGVDLGPCRR, from the coding sequence ATGAAGAGACCACTGTTCCTGGCCGCCGCCATACCGATCGCGGCCCTGCTGACGACCGGTCCGGCGGTCGCCGACGAGGGAATCGTGTCCGGGGTGGTCAAAGCCGCGGACTCCGGAGAGCCGATCGCCGGAGCGTGCGTGACGCTGTTCGATCTCGACCTGAAGGAGACGGGCTCGGGGTGCGCGGGCACGGACGGCCGGTACGAGATCACCGGCGTCGTTCCCGGCAAGTACAAGGCACGCGCGACCGCCGCCGGATACGCCGAGCTTTGGGCGTACAACAAGGGAAGCGCGCTCGCCGCGGAGGTAGTGGACCTGCCGCACGGACTGGACTTCGGGTTGCGGCAGGGCACGGCCTCCGTCCGCGGGCAGATCACCGATCAGGGGAAGCCCGCGGCGGGGGCGTCGGTGAGCCTCACCGACCAGAACCAGCGCTGGTGGTCGACGGTCCTCACCGCGCCCGACGGCACGTACTCGTTCAGCGGCGTGAAGGCGGACATCTACACGATGGTGATCACCTACGGCGATCGCACGCAATGGATCCGGCAGAAGGCGAGCTTCCCGGAGGCGGAGACCTTCGCCGTCGCCGATGACCAGGTCGCCGTCGTCGACGAGGCCATCGCACCGTACGGGAAGCTCCGGGTGATCGCGACGGACGAGAAGACCGGCGCGCCCGTCGCCGGTGCGTGCTCGCAAGTCGAACAAGGGCATCCGCCGCAGCTGCGGAAATGCGCCGGCGCGGACGGCGTCATGCTCTACGAGGACATGCCGCCGTTCGGCTACTACACGCTGAGCGTCTGGGGACCGGACGGTTCCTACCAGCCGGTCAACGGGGGGCGTGTCGACCTGGCGCCGGGCCAAACCACCGAATTCCGGGCGTCGATGAAACCCGCCGCTTCGATCGTGACCACCGTGCGGGACGCGAAGACCAAGGCCCCGCTGGCGCGGGTCTGCGTCGACACCTACGCCCTTCCAGTCGTCGGTGTCCTCGACGCCGACTATCTGTACTACTGCAGCGACGAGAACGGGAAGCTGGTGATCGGGCCGATCGAGCCCGGCGCGTACAAGCTGCTGGTCAAGTCGCTGGACGAGCGATACGGCATGCAGTGGGCCGGGACGGACGGCGGCACCGGCGACATCGGGCAGGCCCGCACGGTCACCGCCGAACTCGGCAAGGTCGTCTCGACGGCGGACATCAGGATGGACCCCGCCGGGACGATCACCGGCAAGGTCACCGATCGCGCCACGGCGGCCGCGGTGGGCGGCGTCTGCGTCTACCCGTACGCGGTCGATCCCCGGATCGGCTTCCGCTTCGACGTGAACTGCAGCCGGAACGACGGCACCTACACGATCAAGGGCCTCGGACCGTACAAGTGGCCGCTCGAGTTCGCCTCGTCCCGAGGCGACTACGCGTGGCAGTGGTCGGGAGGTGCCGCGGACCGGTTCGCCGCCCGTCCGGTGCGGGTGCGGCCCGGCGCGACGGTGACCGAGAACGCGGCCCTCGTGCCGAACGGTTCGGTCAGCGGACGGATCCTCGGCGCGGACGGCAAGCCCACCTTCGGGTACGCCTACAGCTTCAACTCGCGCACCGGGGACATCCTCGACTGGGCCACGCCGGACTCGAACGGGCAGTACACGGTCAACGGCCTCGCCACGCAGAACGTCAAGATCAAGTATCACATCGATGCCGAATGCTGGTACCGGGACGCGGCCGATTTCGCTTCCGCCACACCGATTCCCGTCACCGCCGGGCAGACAACCGGCGGAGTGGACCTCGGCCCCTGCCGCCGCTGA
- a CDS encoding DUF6801 domain-containing protein: MTETLVRKGVRRFCVAGIAAAVAGTVMLAAAGTAAAVEKNLTYKGGFPIIGDQKVAVVVKAEIPAAAKAGEPVSVPFTLDVDAGQAAGDGLRLVGAKKLSGSIGSKVNIALGEQKISIPIELPIPDTEVPAEGPLKFTAQGKVDFTIPAGTPAGEATSSVDAAATSHIVTDSSLGEFDVQLALDPPDQDAVLGKTTIS; this comes from the coding sequence ATGACGGAAACCCTCGTACGGAAGGGTGTTCGGCGGTTCTGCGTGGCCGGGATCGCGGCCGCGGTCGCCGGGACGGTCATGCTCGCCGCGGCGGGAACCGCTGCCGCCGTCGAAAAGAATCTCACGTACAAGGGCGGCTTCCCCATCATCGGCGACCAGAAGGTCGCCGTGGTCGTGAAGGCGGAAATCCCGGCGGCGGCGAAGGCCGGGGAGCCGGTTTCGGTGCCGTTCACCCTCGACGTCGACGCCGGTCAGGCCGCGGGCGACGGGCTCCGGCTCGTCGGTGCCAAGAAGCTCTCCGGCTCGATCGGCTCGAAGGTGAACATCGCGCTCGGCGAGCAGAAGATCTCGATCCCCATCGAGCTGCCGATCCCGGACACCGAGGTACCCGCCGAAGGGCCGCTGAAGTTCACCGCGCAGGGCAAGGTCGACTTCACCATCCCCGCGGGCACCCCCGCCGGCGAGGCGACCAGCAGCGTGGACGCCGCGGCGACCTCGCATATCGTCACCGACAGCTCGCTCGGCGAGTTCGACGTCCAGCTCGCGCTCGACCCGCCCGACCAGGACGCCGTCCTCGGCAAGACGACCATCAGCTGA
- a CDS encoding FAD-binding protein yields the protein MTDEILPAIAGEILAGEAALSVAGKDWGNLIHTRPGLVVRPASVTDVAGVLRFAAARGLPVAARGAGHSPYGQGQVEGGILLDMTSLPPHRVVTGDLVSVDAGARWREVLEATLPHGLAPPVLTDYLELTVAGTLVVGGIGGATHHHGTQTDGVVELEVVTGAGEVLTCSRESDEDLFDAVLGGLGQCGVITRATLRLAPAPARARRWKLYYDSLSAFLADQRAVVRDGRFDYVEGQLIPVGDGWRYMLEAVAYYSPPAGPDEAALLDSLGFGASEDEDTVYFDFLNRMADGEAALRAEGSWFHPHPWLNVFLTDDTVERFVAETLAATGEPELGATGLVLLYPVRNDRLKTPLFTVPPGEISWLFSPLRVGSPRDPLHNARLLQLNVDLYRKARELGGKVYPSNALPMSTEDWRAHFGGAWPKLADAKARYAPGNLLNPGQCLRVP from the coding sequence ATGACCGACGAGATCCTGCCCGCCATCGCCGGAGAGATCCTCGCCGGAGAAGCCGCGCTGTCCGTGGCGGGGAAGGACTGGGGCAACCTGATCCACACCAGGCCCGGGCTGGTCGTGAGGCCTGCCTCGGTGACCGACGTGGCGGGCGTGCTCAGGTTCGCCGCCGCGCGCGGCCTGCCGGTCGCCGCCCGCGGAGCGGGGCATTCGCCGTACGGGCAGGGACAGGTCGAGGGCGGGATCCTGCTGGACATGACTTCGCTGCCGCCGCACAGGGTGGTCACCGGTGATCTGGTGTCGGTGGACGCGGGCGCCCGCTGGCGGGAAGTGCTGGAGGCGACCTTGCCGCACGGGCTGGCACCTCCGGTACTCACCGACTATCTCGAGCTGACCGTCGCCGGCACCCTGGTGGTCGGCGGGATCGGCGGCGCCACCCACCACCACGGCACACAGACCGACGGCGTGGTGGAACTGGAGGTCGTCACCGGCGCCGGAGAGGTGCTCACCTGCTCACGCGAGAGCGACGAGGACCTGTTCGACGCGGTCCTCGGCGGCCTCGGGCAATGCGGGGTGATCACCCGCGCGACCCTGCGGCTGGCCCCGGCCCCGGCGCGGGCCCGGCGGTGGAAGCTCTACTACGACTCGCTCTCGGCGTTCTTGGCGGACCAGCGCGCCGTCGTCCGTGACGGTCGGTTCGACTACGTGGAGGGCCAGCTGATCCCCGTCGGCGACGGCTGGCGGTACATGCTGGAGGCGGTGGCCTACTACTCGCCGCCCGCCGGACCGGACGAGGCCGCGTTGCTGGACTCGCTCGGTTTCGGCGCGTCCGAAGACGAGGACACGGTGTATTTCGACTTCCTGAACCGGATGGCCGACGGGGAGGCCGCCCTGCGGGCGGAAGGAAGCTGGTTCCATCCGCATCCGTGGCTGAACGTGTTCCTCACTGACGACACCGTCGAACGGTTCGTCGCCGAAACCCTCGCCGCCACCGGCGAACCCGAACTGGGTGCCACGGGACTGGTCCTGCTGTACCCGGTGCGGAACGACCGGTTGAAGACTCCGCTGTTCACCGTGCCGCCGGGGGAGATCTCCTGGCTGTTCTCGCCGCTGCGCGTCGGTTCGCCCCGCGATCCGCTGCACAACGCACGCCTGCTGCAGCTCAACGTGGACCTCTATCGGAAGGCACGCGAGCTGGGCGGGAAGGTCTATCCGTCGAACGCGCTGCCGATGTCCACAGAGGACTGGCGCGCGCACTTCGGCGGGGCCTGGCCGAAACTCGCCGACGCCAAGGCCCGGTACGCGCCGGGGAACCTGCTCAACCCCGGCCAGTGCCTGCGGGTGCCCTGA
- a CDS encoding EI24 domain-containing protein, which translates to MRDFFKGFRMFGQGLGILLRSPRLLLIGALPALLTTLLLIGGVVALAFWIDDLSLLLTPFADDWSPGWQTTIRVAAGVAVFGVALAIAMIGFTAITLAVGGPFYEHIAEKVEDDLGGVPGAVDLSGWRLLVLGLKDGIALVLRSLLFTIPLLIAGFIPVVGQTVVPVLLALVTAWFLALELIAVPFYRRGMGLKQRRPLLRRHRALALGLGLPVSLLCLIPFAALIVMPVGFVGGVLVAREVLAAEAA; encoded by the coding sequence ATGCGGGATTTCTTCAAGGGTTTCCGGATGTTCGGGCAAGGGCTCGGCATCCTTCTGCGGTCGCCGAGACTGCTGCTGATCGGCGCGCTGCCCGCGTTGCTGACCACGCTGTTGCTGATCGGCGGTGTCGTCGCGCTGGCTTTCTGGATCGATGATCTCTCGCTGCTGCTCACCCCGTTCGCCGACGACTGGTCGCCGGGCTGGCAGACGACGATCCGGGTGGCGGCCGGTGTCGCGGTGTTCGGGGTGGCGCTGGCCATCGCCATGATCGGGTTCACGGCGATCACCCTCGCCGTCGGCGGGCCGTTCTACGAACACATCGCGGAGAAGGTCGAGGACGACCTCGGTGGCGTGCCCGGCGCGGTGGACCTCTCGGGGTGGCGGTTGCTGGTGCTGGGCCTGAAAGACGGCATCGCTCTCGTGCTCCGCTCGCTGCTGTTCACGATCCCGCTGCTGATCGCGGGCTTCATCCCGGTGGTGGGGCAGACGGTCGTGCCGGTCCTGCTGGCCTTGGTGACGGCGTGGTTCCTGGCGCTGGAACTGATCGCCGTGCCGTTCTACCGGCGGGGGATGGGTTTGAAGCAGCGCCGGCCGCTGCTGCGCCGGCACCGCGCGCTCGCCCTCGGGCTGGGGCTTCCTGTGTCGCTGCTGTGCCTGATCCCGTTCGCCGCGCTGATCGTGATGCCGGTCGGGTTCGTCGGCGGTGTGCTCGTCGCCCGTGAGGTCCTCGCGGCGGAGGCGGCCTGA